Proteins found in one Triticum aestivum cultivar Chinese Spring chromosome 4D, IWGSC CS RefSeq v2.1, whole genome shotgun sequence genomic segment:
- the LOC123097091 gene encoding xyloglucan galactosyltransferase KATAMARI1 homolog has product MDLIRSAHKGGGGRPRREHGVMKGPDKRSSTQASAAFQSLRLVFVLATVMWASFLYYHFTVLSAGARRATVLDGASADPCRGRYVYVHDLPPRFNADILRGCQNTSDQYRWPDMCGFISNAGLGRALADPLDGDFTGENGWYGTHQFALDAIFHNRMRQYECLTTHSALANAVFVPFYAGFDFVRYHWGYDNATRDAASVELTDWLMRRPEWARMGGRDHFLVAGRTGFDFRRSNNMNPSWGTDLLNMPGGREMSVLVLEVSRVPHSREYAVPYPTYFHPRSDADVRRWQDRVRGLERRSLIAFVGAPRPDNPYNIRQQIIAQCEASDVCRLLGCGFGTSQCHTPGNIMRLFQRATFCLQPPGDSYTRRSAFDSMVAGCIPVFFHPVSAYLQYWWHLPVHHETYSVFIPEDDVRSRNVSIEAVLRAIPPETVERMRDEVIKMIPRLVYADPRSKLETVKDAFDIAVEGIIDKVARARAEAAADESSFSHAMEMFGFRRK; this is encoded by the exons ATGGAC CTGATCAGATCCGcgcacaagggcggcggcggccggccgcgccgggagcacgggGTGATGAAGGGCCCGGACAAGAGGAGCAGCACGCAGGCGAGCGCCGCGTTCCAGTCGCTGCGGCTCGTCTTCGTCCTCGCGACCGTCATGTGGGCGTCCTTCCTCTACTACCATTTCACCGTGCTCAGCGCCGGGGCGAGGAGGGCGACGGTGCTGGACGGCGCCAGCGCCGACCCGTGCCGGGGGCGGTACGTCTACGTGCACGACCTGCCGCCGCGCTTCAACGCCGACATCCTCCGGGGCTGCCAGAACACCAGCGACCAGTACCGCTGGCCCGACATGTGCGGTTTCATCAGCAACGCCGGCCTGGGCCGCGCGCTCGCCGACCCGCTCGACGGGGACTTCACCGGCGAGAACGGCTGGTACGGCACCCACCAGTTCGCGCTCGACGCCATCTTCCACAACCGGATGCGGCAGTACGAGTGCCTGACCACCCACTCCGCCCTCGCCAACGCCGTCTTCGTCCCCTTCTACGCCGGCTTCGACTTCGTCCGCTACCACTGGGGCTACGACAACGCCACCAGGGACGCCGCGTCCGTCGAGCTCACGGACTGGCTCATGCGCCGGCCGGAGTGGGCGCGCATGGGCGGGCGAGACCACTTCCTCGTCGCCGGCAGGACGGGGTTTGACTTCCGGCGGAGCAACAACATGAACCCGAGCTGGGGCACCGACCTGCTCAACATGCCGGGCGGGCGGGAGATGTCGGTGCTGGTGCTGGAGGTGTCACGCGTGCCGCATAGCCGGGAGTACGCCGTGCCGTACCCGACCTACTTCCACCCGAGgtccgacgccgacgtgcgccggtGGCAGGACAGGGTGCGCGGTCTGGAGCGCCGGTCGCTGATAGCGTTCGTCGGCGCGCCGCGGCCGGACAACCCGTACAACATCCGGCAGCAGATCATCGCGCAGTGCGAGGCCTCCGACGTGTGCCGCCTGCTGGGCTGCGGGTTCGGCACCAGCCAGTGCCACACCCCCGGCAACATCATGCGGCTGTTCCAGAGGGCCACCTTCTGCCTGCAGCCCCCCGGCGACTCGTACACGCGGCGGTCGGCGTTCGACTCCATGGTGGCCGGCTGCATCCCGGTGTTCTTCCACCCGGTGTCGGCGTATCTGCAGTACTGGTGGCACCTCCCGGTGCACCACGAAACGTACTCGGTGTTCATCCCGGAGGACGACGTGCGGTCGCGGAACGTGAGCATCGAGGCCGTGCTCCGGGCCATCCCGCCGGAGACGGTGGAGCGGATGCGGGACGAAGTGATCAAGATGATACCCAGGCTGGTGTACGCGGACCCAAGGTCGAAGCTGGAGACGGTGAAGGACGCCTTCGACATCGCCGTCGAGGGGATCATCGACAAAGTGGCCAGGGCCCGGGCCGAGGCGGCCGCGGACGAGTCGTCGTTCAGTCACGCCATGGAGATGTTTGGGTTCCGGCGAAAATAA
- the LOC123100393 gene encoding xyloglucan galactosyltransferase KATAMARI1 homolog, whose amino-acid sequence MEKTTAAHGGGARWLPRLVLLAILSATPWLLIVYCHRAAPVRAPRQSLVTAAPASGREDGAPPRFPSVQEQQVKKLLIASAAGGEVRRSSDVGVAGEDACRGRYLYVHDLPPQFNADVLADCKHWYPWIDMCQYLVNGGLGAPLENADGVFADEGWYATDHFGLDVIFHARVRQYDCLTDDSSRAAAVFVPFYAGFDVVRNLWSNNATAKDAAAVELVDWLTRRPEWRAMGGRDHFFMSGRTAWDHQRQTDSDSEWGNKLLRLPAVWNMTVLFVEKVPWTDFDFAVPYPTYFHPAKDADVLQWQQRMRGMKREFLFSFAGGERPGDPNSIRHHLIRECGASSFCNLVQCRKSEKNCLVPSTFMRVFQGARFCLQPPGDTYTRRSAFDAILAGCVPVFFHPDSAYRQYRWHLPDDRDSYSVFISEEDVRSGNASSVEETLRRIPQEVAERMTETVIGLIPRLVYADPRSKLETLRDAVDVTLEAVIDRVSKLRKEMDHGDLTRTATKVSSKVKADN is encoded by the coding sequence ATGGAGAAGACGACGGCCGCGCACGGCGGGGGCGCCCGCTGGCTGCCCCGCCTCGTCCTGCTCGCCATCCTGTCCGCCACGCCGTGGCTCCTCATTGTCTACTGCCACCGCGCGGCGCCCGTCAGGGCGCCCCGCCAGTCGCTCGTCACCGCCGCCCCCGCGTCCGGCCGCGAGGACGGCGCCCCGCCGCGCTTCCCATCCGTCCAGGAGCAGCAGGTCAAGAAGCTCCTGATCGCCTCCGCGGCCGGGGGCGAGGTGCGCCGGAGCAGTGACGTTGGCGTCGCCGGGGAGGACGCGTGCCGCGGGCGGTACCTGTACGTCCACGACCTGCCTCCGCAGTTCAACGCCGACGTCCTCGCCGACTGCAAGCACTGGTACCCGTGGATCGACATGTGCCAGTACCTCGTCAACGGCGGCCTCGGCGCGCCCCTGGAAAACGCGGACGGCGTGTTCGCCGACGAGGGGTGGTACGCCACCGACCACTTCGGCCTCGACGTCATCTTCCACGCTCGCGTCCGGCAGTACGACTGCCTCACCGAcgactcctcccgcgccgccgccgtcttcgtGCCGTTCTACGCTGGGTTTGACGTCGTGCGGAACCTGTGGAGCAACAACGCCACGGCCAAGGACGCCGCGGCGGTCGAGCTCGTCGACTGGCTGACGCGGCGGCCCGAGTGGCGCGCCATGGGCGGGCGCGACCACTTCTTCATGTCCGGGAGGACGGCGTGGGACCACCAGCGGCAGACGGACAGCGACTCGGAGTGGGGCAACAAGCTGCTCCGTTTGCCGGCGGTGTGGAACATGACGGTGCTGTTCGTCGAGAAGGTGCCGTGGACGGACTTCGACTTCGCCGTGCCGTACCCGACCTACTTCCACCCGGCCAAGGACGCGGACGTCCTCCAGTGGCAGCAGCGGATGCGAGGCATGAAGCGGGAGTTCCTCTTCTCCTTCGCCGGCGGCGAGCGTCCCGGCGATCCGAACTCCATCCGGCACCACCTCATCCGGGAGTGCGGCGCCTCCAGCTTCTGCAACCTGGTTCAGTGCCGGAAGAGCGAGAAGAACTGCCTCGTGCCCAGCACCTTCATGCGCGTCTTCCAAGGGGCGCGCTTCTGCCTGCAGCCGCCGGGCGACACGTACACACGGCGGTCGGCGTTCGACGCCATCCTCGCCGGCTGCGTGCCGGTGTTCTTCCATCCGGACTCCGCGTACAGGCAGTACAGGTGGCACCTCCCCGACGACCGCGACTCCTACTCCGTGTTCATCTCCGAGGAGGACGTGCGGAGCGGCAACGCCAGCAGCGTGGAGGAGACGCTCCGGCGGATCCCGCAGGAGGTGGCGGAGCGGATGACGGAGACGGTGATCGGGCTGATACCGCGGCTGGTGTACGCGGACCCGAGGTCGAAGCTGGAGACGCTCAGGGACGCCGTGGATGTCACGTTGGAGGCGGTCATCGACAGGGTCAGCAAGCTCAGAAAGGAGATGGATCATGGCGATCTGACGCGAACGGCGACGAAGGTTTCTAGCAAAGTCAAGGCAGATAATTAG